DNA sequence from the Cupriavidus oxalaticus genome:
AATTAGGCTTGCCGCTTTCGCTGAAAGCAACACGACCGGCAAGAGGTACGTCAGCGTCGCACCCAAAATATAGCCATACCGATCGTAGCCAAAGACTAAGCTAAATGGCAGAAGCAATGCGGCGGGAAGAGAATTGTAGTCGCTTGCCCAAATTTCCCCCCGCAACTGTCGAGCCCAGTCGCCGATGTTCTGGGTAAACTGCATAGACGACTTCCAGTAGGCGATCCAGTAATTTCGAAAGTCGTTAACGTAAAGATGATGCTCACCATGCAAGTAGAGGGCAACATGAACCGTCGCCATCGCCGCAAATAAAAGTGCAAACAAAACTACTGCAGGGCGATTAATTTTTAGTACTGGCGACATCAATAGTTTTCCTTAACAGGCTGCTGAAGTACTTATCGCGCAAGCGATGAAGCTTCCCCCGTAAGGTCGGGGATGTTATTTTCTCAAAATTCCGGAACTGGGCGTCATCGCATCGAGTTTTTCCGCGTTTTGTCACCCATTTCCGATCTCATTACCGCGATTACTGCAACTACCGATTGTCCCACTGAGCGCATACGCACGAGGTTGTAGGCGCATGCTAAGCACAAGCATTTGGTCGACCTTCTTTAATCCGAACACCATTACCTAGCGCACGCGCCCCACGGTCTTCGCCCATCCAAAGCATTGCTCGATCAGCTCGCGTTTCTGCTGCGAGATGGCATAGCCAGCGCCGCAAGCATTGGCATCGGGAACGGCCGAGCACCGCCTCGGGGTGTTTTGCATCACGTGAGGCGCCACTTTCATCTCAAGGCAAGCCCCAATGGACTCATGCGCGTCATAGCCCGTGTCCGCACCCACGGTGACTTCCCCATCCAGGTTTTCCGCCCCCTGCCTGGCATCGGAGCTTGGCATCGAGGCAACGGACTCGAGCCGGAGCGCCAAGCGGTATATGCGACGCGCGGTGGGCAGCGAACATGTGAGAGCCCTTCGCTTATTAGCGACGAGGGCTGTCAGTCTATCAAGTCATGCGCGCGGGGTGTCGTCTTTGCGGCCGTTGAAGGCGGGAAGTTGGCGGCGGGTTCGATCTGGCTCACGGACTCGACCGTCTCTCGCGTGCCGAAAGACCCAAACCAAAACGGATCCAGATTGTAAAATGCCGGCATCACTGTGGTCAACGCGAGTGACGGACGGCCCCCACCGAGAGCAGCTGAAGGCGAAACCCGGTGGATCTGGTTTAATTAAGAGCGTTATCGTTTCCGAGTCCGCGTATAATAATACCCCCTTCACTCCCCTACTCTTTTCGATGAGCCGAATTGGCAGGCACACCTTTCTCCGCTTCGTTCTCGTTGGGGCCAGCGCCACCGCACTGCATTACGCAGTCATGGCCGGGCTGATATATGCAGCCCAGATCAACCCAAGCAACGCATCGGCCACCGGGTATCTGTTGAGCACCTTCTACAACTACTGTGCCAATGCATATTACACCTTTGAGGGTGGTCACAATCACGCCCGCAGCCTTCCACGCTTTCTGGCCACCGCTGCGGTTGGTCTGGGCATCAACCAAATCGTGCTGCTGGGCCTGATTTCGCTCTCCATACCGGTTATCATCGCGCAATTCGTAGCCACCGCCGCGGTGCTGCTATGGAACTACTTCATCAACGCGATCTGGGCCTTTGCCCGAAGAGATTCCTTATGACGCTCCCTGTTCTCGGCCTCGTCATCCCGTGCTACAACGAAGAGGAAGTACTGCACGAAACGACGGCCCGTCTGATTCCGCTGCTCGGAAAAATGCGTGAAGATGGCCTAATCAGCGACCGCAGCGCGATCTTCTATGTGGATGACGGGAGCCGCGACCGCACTTGGTCGCTCATTGAGAAGTTATCCGGGGTACATCCGGAGGTGTGCGGCATCAAGCTGTCATGTAACCGCGGACATCAGAATGCGCTATTGTGTGGTCTAATGACTGCACCCGGCGACGTCCTTATCAGCATAGACGCTGACCTTCAGGACGATCTGGACGCGATCCCACAGATGGTACGTCACTATCGAAATGGCTGCGATATTGTCTATGGAGTCAGAAGGCGACGCGATACCGATACTTTTTTCAAGCGCTTCACTGCTGAAGGCTATTACAAGCTCATGGCCGCAATGAAGGTCGATATTATTTTTAACCATGCAGATTACCGTCTATTGAGCCGCCGTGCCGTTGAATCACTCTCCGAGTACCGCGAGGTGAATCTTTTCTTGCGTGGACTCGTGCGTCTGCTGGGATACCCCAGCGCCATCGTCGAATACGATCGAGCCGAGCGCTTTGCCGGGGAATCTAAATATCCATTGCGCAAAATGGCATCGTTCGCCTGGCAGGGGATCACCTCATTCTCAATCGCTCCGCTACGGCTTATCACCATGATGGGTTTTGTCGTTTCGATCGGTAGCTTAGCACTTGCTAGTTGGGCACTGATTGTCAAGTTGCTCGTTCACGGCGCCTTCCCGGGTTGGGCATCGACCGTTGTCCCGCTATATTTTCTTGGCGGCGTACAACTCCTGAGTCTAGGCACGATCGGTGAGTACATTGGCAAGATCTACATGGAAAGTAAAGGGCGTCCGAGATTTCATGTTTCACAGCGTTTAGGCCAAGCACTCCAGCAAGATCACTAAAATATCTTCAATTTCTCTGGAAGAGAGCACCTCGAATGCATTTCACCATTTTTCCCTTGACGCATTGGTTATTGGATCGCGCATCAGATACATCCATCCAAGATTGGAGTCAATGCCGTGGAGTTTGGCGGGACCGATAGCTGGCAGATGAGCAGTTCAATACACGACTGAAAGGCTGCTATGAATCAATTCGCCATCCTCTAGGTGGAACGCTTCGCCCATCCCCATAACGGAAAAAATGCTGGGTGGCGAGCCTCTAACTTCCGGCAAAAAATGTGGGTCTATTCAGATTGGATAGATGATGTTGCGATAGCAACATCCTCAACATTAGTTATCAACTATTCCCCACCTTACTAGCGCGCGCAAGAATTCTCCGACCAATTCGGATGAAGCGCCAAGCATTCCGCATAATCAATAGATGTGTAGCAGTCACACCAAGAAACATGAGAAAAAGAATTTGCTCAGATATGCCATTTTTCCAACCCATCACTCCGATGAGCCCGAGGAGCGCATTAACAGCGAGAATGAGAAGGACAATGATATCCTGCCCGATACCTAATCGCAGCAGGACGTGATGAAGGTGCGTCCGGTCGGCTGCCAGTGGATTCCGTCGCTTAACCGCGCGACGAATAACAACAACCAACAGATCGATAAGCACAACACCTAGAATCCACAACATTACCACCGGCGGGACCACTGCAGCATTGGGATTATATCGCTTCTGCGATAATTCCACAGAAAACCAGACGATGGCAAATCCAAGCATCAAGCTTCCGGCATCACCCAGAAATACCTTCATACGGCCTCGAAAGGGATTTCTAAGATTGAAGATAAGAAATCCGGCAACCGCGCCGCAGAAAACTATGCAGACACGCTGAGCAGGAGCATTTCCAATCTCACCCGCAAGGTACGCCAACCAGCCAAATATAATCAGTGCTAAGCCGCCCGCCAAGCCATCAAGGCCGTCGCACATATTCATAGCATTGATGACGGCGACTACGGCGAATAGGGTCATCGGAATACCCCAGTTCGCCAACTCTATCTCCCGCCGGCCGAATAAATCACCTAGTGACTCGAGATATACATTCCCCCATGACGTCATCAAAATCGCGGCAAATAGTTGAGCTCCGAGCTTGGTAACAGGGTTCATCCCATAAAGGTCATCCACAAGCCCAACGACCGCCAGCACAGCCACTCCACCCAACAAGGCAATATAGTATCCTTGTGTACGCAAGAATAGTTGACACCCCACAAGGACCGCGATGGTGATCGCAATACCCCCCACCAAGGGGATAACGCCCTCGTGACGTTTACGCGCATCGGGCCGATCAAGCAACCCACCCATCGTCGCTAGCGGTCGAAGCAATAGTACCGCCAAGGCTGACACCAGAAAGGTAAACGCCGGGACCCAAAAATAATCAAACATAATGGTCAACGAGTAGTTGCAGCATGTGGCATTCTACGCAGCCGAAAACGCCAATAGGTTGCAGACAGAAACATCCGAGCGAGGCTTCGTACATGCCATGCCAGATATCCGAATCGGCGATGGCTGTCTCGGCGAGCATCGTGTCGGACCACGATACGGCCTAGTCGGACTACTCGAAAACCAAGGCACCATGTACGCAGGCAAACGTCAACGTCCTCGCAGTACATGTGAAATCGCTCATCAAATCCATGCAGTTGACGAAATACCTCACTCTTAAATCCCATAAACATACCCGCGACCCAGTCGACGTCGACGTCCACGCCGATGGGATAGTCCGACTTCTGCGCGTCTCCCCGCATACGACAAATCATCCGATCGAGTAATCGCCCAGTCGTGGGTACCCTGCGGGCGCTGTCCTCAATCGTACCCGATGGAGAGGCAATACTCGGAGCAACGATTCCCGTGCGTTCGCCTGACAAGAATGCCAATACTGGGGTAAAAGGATCACCGTCCAAAATCAAGTCAGGATTGAGGACAAAAAAATATGGTGTCCGGCATTGGCAAAAAGCAGCATTGTGATTAGCGCCAAACCCTTTTGGTTTTGTATTTTCAATGAATTCAAAACCATAGTCGTCGACATCATCCAGCTTAATGGCACCACGTGTACCAGGCAGATTTTCGGTGACTATGACGTTCATAGGAATCACCGCACTGACTTCATCCAACTGAGCCAACAGCGGCGTCAGGATACTCGCTTGC
Encoded proteins:
- a CDS encoding glycosyltransferase family 2 protein, whose product is MNVIVTENLPGTRGAIKLDDVDDYGFEFIENTKPKGFGANHNAAFCQCRTPYFFVLNPDLILDGDPFTPVLAFLSGERTGIVAPSIASPSGTIEDSARRVPTTGRLLDRMICRMRGDAQKSDYPIGVDVDVDWVAGMFMGFKSEVFRQLHGFDERFHMYCEDVDVCLRTWCLGFRVVRLGRIVVRHDARRDSHRRFGYLAWHVRSLARMFLSATYWRFRLRRMPHAATTR
- a CDS encoding glycosyltransferase family 2 protein, which encodes MTLPVLGLVIPCYNEEEVLHETTARLIPLLGKMREDGLISDRSAIFYVDDGSRDRTWSLIEKLSGVHPEVCGIKLSCNRGHQNALLCGLMTAPGDVLISIDADLQDDLDAIPQMVRHYRNGCDIVYGVRRRRDTDTFFKRFTAEGYYKLMAAMKVDIIFNHADYRLLSRRAVESLSEYREVNLFLRGLVRLLGYPSAIVEYDRAERFAGESKYPLRKMASFAWQGITSFSIAPLRLITMMGFVVSIGSLALASWALIVKLLVHGAFPGWASTVVPLYFLGGVQLLSLGTIGEYIGKIYMESKGRPRFHVSQRLGQALQQDH
- a CDS encoding MraY family glycosyltransferase; this translates as MFDYFWVPAFTFLVSALAVLLLRPLATMGGLLDRPDARKRHEGVIPLVGGIAITIAVLVGCQLFLRTQGYYIALLGGVAVLAVVGLVDDLYGMNPVTKLGAQLFAAILMTSWGNVYLESLGDLFGRREIELANWGIPMTLFAVVAVINAMNMCDGLDGLAGGLALIIFGWLAYLAGEIGNAPAQRVCIVFCGAVAGFLIFNLRNPFRGRMKVFLGDAGSLMLGFAIVWFSVELSQKRYNPNAAVVPPVVMLWILGVVLIDLLVVVIRRAVKRRNPLAADRTHLHHVLLRLGIGQDIIVLLILAVNALLGLIGVMGWKNGISEQILFLMFLGVTATHLLIMRNAWRFIRIGRRILARASKVGNS
- a CDS encoding GtrA family protein, with amino-acid sequence MPASLWSTRVTDGPHREQLKAKPGGSGLIKSVIVSESAYNNTPFTPLLFSMSRIGRHTFLRFVLVGASATALHYAVMAGLIYAAQINPSNASATGYLLSTFYNYCANAYYTFEGGHNHARSLPRFLATAAVGLGINQIVLLGLISLSIPVIIAQFVATAAVLLWNYFINAIWAFARRDSL